A genomic segment from Syngnathus scovelli strain Florida chromosome 3, RoL_Ssco_1.2, whole genome shotgun sequence encodes:
- the tbx16 gene encoding T-box transcription factor 16: MQSIRDLKANFSGPPPSAMASGDAYLQGNIRMTLEDPELWRTFCEIGTEMIITKPGRRMFPHCKVNLSGLIPCAKYILLVDMVPEDGYRYKWNKEKWEVAGKAEPQPPCRTYLHPDSPAPGSHWMKQSISFLKLKLTNNTLDQHGHIILHSMHRYHPRFHIVQADDLFSVRWSVFQTFTFPETSFTAVTAYQNTKITKLKIDHNPFAKGFRDEGTTKKRRANKNPGDLDKKVKLSEMNRQADEDSPSDFCRSSFEAYEGDEPELQKKKEVDEIKEERYSPWSAEREHGARNGSPPAAESRDVYNTEQLVPAPASYQPYRFHEYGKSPSPSSSVGSSASGSGRSSFESRVPEVAVSDHDSSKPRTQEVAPSPCAPQHFPSSQDYPGVLNMTVAQASKPGVLSHHIYGPYGAEQPLGQWSGSGPAQYPPPHHLTADYTTQAVHHGYPHGNVTEWSQYPLFSYSCW; encoded by the exons ATGCAATCCATCAGGG ACTTGAAGGCCAACTTCAGCGGGCCTCCTCCCTCTGCCATGGCTTCTGGCGACGCTTATCTGCAGGGCAACATCCGCATGACTCTGGAGGACCCCGAACTCTGGAGAACCTTCTGTGAGATCGGAACAGAGATGATCATCACTAAGCCGGGCAG GAGAATGTTTCCACACTGCAAAGTCAATCTATCCGGTCTTATTCCATGTGCCAAGTACATTTTGTTGGTTGATATGGTGCCAGAGGACGGCTACAGATATAAG TGGAATAAAGAGAAATGGGAGGTTGCGGGTAAAGCGGAGCCTCAGCCCCCCTGCAGGACGTACTTGCACCCCGACTCTCCCGCCCCGGGGagccactggatgaagcagtccATTTCCTTCCTCAAGCTCAAGCTCACTAACAATACTCTTGACCAACACGGACAC ATTATCTTGCACTCAATGCATCGCTACCACCCACGCTTCCACATCGTTCAAGCCGATGACTTGTTCAGCGTCCGCTGGAGCGTCTTCCAGACGTTCACCTTCCCGGAGACGTCCTTCACAGCGGTCACCGCCTACCAGAACACAAAG ATCACTAAACTGAAGATCGACCATAACCCATTTGCCAAAGGTTTTCGTGACGAAGGCACGACCAAGAAAAG GCGCGCAAACAAGAACCCGGGTGACCTCGACAAGAAAGTCAAACTTTCTGAAATGAACAGGCAAGCTGATGAGGACAGTCCATCAG ATTTCTGCAGGTCGTCTTTTGAAGCTTACGAGGGAGATGAACCAGAGCTGCAAAAGAAGAAGGAGGTCGACGAGATCAAGGAGGAGCGCTACTCTCCTTGGTCGGCAGAAAGAGAGCACGGCGCCAGGAATGGCTCTCCTCCTGCGGCTGAATCACGGGACGTTTACAACACGGAGCAGCTGGTTCCTGCTCCGGCATCCTACCAGCCCTACAG GTTCCACGAGTACGGAAAGTCTCCCTCCCCATCCTCTAGCGTCGGAAGCAGCGCCAGCGGTTCGGGCCGCAGCAGCTTCGAGTCGCGCGTCCCGGAGGTGGCCGTCTCCGATCACGACTCGTCAAAGCCCCGCACGCAGGAGGTAGCCCCCTCCCCTTGCGCCCCCCAGCATTTCCCGAGCTCCCAAGACTACCCCGGAGTGCTCAACATGACTGTGGCCCAAGCAAGCAAGCCGGGCGTCCTCAGCCACCACATCTACGGCCCTTACGGCGCCGAGCAGCCCCTGGGACAGTGGAGCGGCTCTGGTCCAGCCCAGTACCCGCCTCCTCATCACCTGACCGCCGACTACACCACGCAAGCAGTGCATCACGGCTATCCCCATGGCAACGTGACCGAGTGGAGCCAGTACCCACTGTTTTCTTATTCTTGCTGGTGA